In the Nymphalis io chromosome 2, ilAglIoxx1.1, whole genome shotgun sequence genome, one interval contains:
- the LOC126779257 gene encoding ubiquinone biosynthesis protein COQ4 homolog, mitochondrial, producing the protein MRAFTFIRKLSCVPKSKNFIEELETNYIPTNLFQKTLLTIGSASVALLDPYRGDMIACLGEVTGEASLKYMREKMLENNEGAEVLREMPRINSQTVCLKTLSELPEETLGRVYADFMKENGISADSRLPVQFIKDPDLAYVMQRYREVHDLVHATLFMKTTMLGEVTVKWVEGIQTKLPMCIGGGIWGAARLKPKHRQIYLKYYLPWAIKTGNNAKFLQGIYYEKRWEQNINDFHKEMNIFKLTER; encoded by the exons ATGCGCGCATTTACCTTCATTAGAAAATTAAGTTGTGTACCTAAGagtaaaaattttatagaaGAACTGGAAACGAATTATATTCCAACTAATCTATTTCAAAAAACTTTGCTAACTATAGGTTCAGCCTCTGTAGCCCTACTTGATCCTTATAGGGGAGATATGATTGCATGTTTAGGTGAAGTCACAGGTGAGGCATCTCTTAAGTATATGCGAGAAAAGATGCTTGAAAATAATGAAGGAGCAGAAGTATTGCGAGAGATGCCACGAATAAATTCTCAAACAGTTTGCTTAAAAACACTCTCAGAGTTGCCTGAAGAGACCCTTGGTCGTGTTTACGCTGATTTTATGAAGGAAAACGGTATATCAGCTGATTCACGGTTACCTGTACAATTTATCAAAGATCCAGATTTAGCTTATGTAATGCAAAGATATAGAGAAGTTCATGATTTAGTTCATGCTACATTATTTATGAAGACTACAATGCTAGGTGAA GTTACCGTGAAGTGGGTAGAAGGTATTCAAACAAAGTTACCAATGTGCATTGGTGGTGGTATTTGGGGAGCAGCACGTCTTAAGCCAAAACATCGacaaatttatcttaaatattatctacCCTGGGCTATCAAAACAGGCAATAATGCAAAATTTTTACaag gtaTCTATTATGAGAAGAGATgggaacaaaatattaatgatttccATAAAGAGATGAATATTTTCAAgttaacagaaagataa
- the LOC126779217 gene encoding zinc finger protein 431-like, with amino-acid sequence MSKKEPNDRNERKLETSDYEHLISQHSIFESSKPKHQELPSFPGFSNAETQTKPSDIKGQGLQSGLGAWHYNPWWMLASTSRSVPSQDDFSENSDQTKVKQEPSGTGTPDTDPLQNDLDHFQTTPTPPPPAGLDSFCDDCSDPFCDSSAAICRKLFHCPHCRKSYPTILEFNTHLTGVHPAQKPFRCQICLEPFYKKSHLRRHLDASHTRKDVNKCSVCSKYIKDKSNLRKHMQVHTGRVPQKQFKCDLCNNKRYMSLDRLNNHKVVCTGEKVLKYCDMCTKVFDNSRSLNSHKKVHARELKCENCGEQFRSLEQFNNHKMICLVNSHDAGGSTSTNTSGSALSRCCTQPGLCEHDKPAYLNIPSYAAGRVLEATLTSLKSELN; translated from the coding sequence ATGTCTAAAAAAGAACCAAATGATCGGAACGAAAGAAAGTTGGAAACAAGCGATTATGAACACCTTATTTCTCAACATAGCATTTTCGAATCTTCAAAGCCAAAACATCAAGAATTGCCAAGTTTTCCCGGTTTTTCTAACGCTGAAACTCAAACAAAACCAAGTGATATAAAGGGACAAGGCCTTCAAAGTGGCCTAGGAGCATGGCACTACAATCCTTGGTGGATGCTAGCTAGTACGTCACGAAGTGTTCCTTCCCAAGATGATTTCTCAGAAAACAGTGACcaaacaaaagtaaaacaaGAACCCAGCGGGACAGGTACTCCTGATACAGATCCTCTACAGAATGACCTAGATCATTTTCAAACTACACCTACTCCTCCACCGCCCGCGGGATTAGACTCATTCTGTGACGACTGTTCAGATCCTTTCTGTGATTCCAGTGCGGCTATATGTCGTAAATTATTCCATTGTCCTCATTGCAGAAAGAGTTATCCTACAATTCTAGAATTTAACACACATTTGACAGGAGTACATCCTGCACAAAAACCATTCCGATGCCAAATCTGCTTGGAAcctttttacaaaaaatcacATTTACGACGGCATTTAGATGCAAGCCATACTCGAAAAGATGTAAATAAGTGTTCAGTGTGCTCAAAATACATTAAAGATAAAAGTAACTTAAGAAAACACATGCAAGTTCACACAGGCCGTGTACCTCAGAAGCAGTTCAAATGTGATTTATGCAACAATAAACGTTACATGTCATTAGACAGACTTAACAATCACAAGGTTGTTTGTACAGGAGAGAAAGTATTAAAATACTGCGATATGTGTACTAAAGTCTTTGACAATTCAAGGTCTTTAAACAGCCACAAAAAAGTACATGCTAGAGAATTAAAGTGTGAAAACTGTGGGGAACAATTTCGTTCATTAGAACAATTTAACAATCACAAAATGATCTGTCTAGTAAACTCACATGATGCTGGTGGCAGTACTTCAACAAATACTTCAGGATCTGCATTAAGCCGTTGTTGTACACAGCCAGGCCTCTGTGAGCATGACAAACCAGCTTACTTGAACATACCTAGTTACGCTGCTGGCAGAGTACTAGAAGCCACACTTACATCTTTAAAATCAGAATTGAACTGA
- the LOC126779110 gene encoding protein arginine N-methyltransferase 5: MAHQEISCGLDYITAPDLQACLSEALHANFAFIVSPIIHPRFRRPILPSGGTVGGFTRSDMILSPQDWNSRIVGKLSEYLDPDAPSPVVRQRHEDSLNEELSYCRGLGLPAVMLSLHSRYTNNLARTLHTYFETSHHPTLIWASVPMLCHKTLKANIDIDNENDDAWNEPWHWWTKFHERMGWDKRIGVVIEMSADLPSQEIIKRWLGEPIRAIIVSTSLFHNNRKGYPVLSRAHQQVVVSMVEHDAQVIVSGARRSNIEYYLQYLYRLWKRRPYIGDDPMLSYAKGWEDYLQTPLQPLADNLDTHTYNVFEKDPVKYDQYQKAIAQALTDIHKKRKGECIDDHPSDSCIIEAKKNSDIGQGDNTVKENERTITVMVLGAGRGPLVRATLNAADITNSKVKVIAIEKNPCAVVVLAAQVREVWRDRDVIVIPGDMRQVNFSPKADIIVSELLGSWGDNELSPECLDGAAGLLKSGGISIPREYSSYVAPISSPRLWAAARAASPGNSAQIEKNLETLWVVYMQNKHDIAETKCVFTFDHPAKGMKNYEGQDLTDYRGLPMTDNRRCTTIVWEVEQDNVMHGFGGYFDCLLYGKEMISIVPSTHSPGMISWFPIFIPIKTPLRVQKGDKIKAIFWRCVSARRVWYEWIVEVGEHTTPLHNPNGRSSEMLL, translated from the exons ATGGCTCATCAAGAAATATCGTGTGGTCTAGATTATATTACAGCACCTGATTTACAAGCGTGTCTCAGTGAAGCGTTGCATGCTAATTTCGCTTTTATTGTTTCACCTATCATTCATCCACGTTTTCGCCGGCCAATTCTTCCATCAGGTGGTACTGTTGGAGGATTTACCCGGTCTGACATGATTTTGTCCCCTCAAGATTGGAATAGTAGGATCGTCGGTAAATTATCAGAGTATCTAGACCCTGATGCTCCGTCGCCTGTTGTTCGTCAGCGACATGAAGATTCTCTCAATGAAGAACTATCTTATTGTCGAGGTCTAGGACTTCCAGCTGTTATGTTATCATTACATTCGAGATATACAAATAATCTAGCTAGAACTTTGCATACTTATTTTGAAACAAG CCATCATCCAACCCTTATTTGGGCTAGTGTACCAATGCTTTgtcataaaacattaaaagcaAACATTGATATAGATAATGAAAATGATGATGCTTGGAATGAGCCGTGGCATTGGTGGACCAAATTTCATGAACGCATGGGTTGGGATAAAAGAATTGGTGTTGTAATAGAAATGTCAGCGGATTTGCCTTCACAAGAGATCATTAAAAGATGGCTTGGTGAGCCTATTAGAGCTATAATTGTTTCTACCTCACTATTCCATAATAACAGGAAAGG ATATCCAGTTTTGTCACGAGCACACCAACAAGTGGTAGTCAGTATGGTAGAACATGATGCCCAGGTTATTGTTAGTGGAGCAAGGAGgtcaaatattgaatattatttacaatatttatatagactTTGGAAGAGAAGGCCTTATATCGGAGATGATCCAATGCTTAGTTATGCGAAAGg ATGGGAGGATTATCTTCAGACACCATTACAACCTCTAGCAGATAACCTAGACACTCATACGTACAATGTTTTTGAAAAGGATCCAGTTAAATATGATCAATACCAAAAAGCAATTGCTCAAGCACTTACTGATATTCACAAGAAGAGGAAAGGGGAATGCATTGAT GATCATCCGAGTGACTCATGTATTATAGAAGCAAAAAAGAACTCTGACATTGGACAAGGTGATAATACAGTAAAAGAAAATGAAAGAACAATTACAGTAATGGTGTTAGGTGCTGGAAGGGGACCTCTTGTCAGGGCAACACTTAATGCAGCGGATATAACTAACAGTAAAGTTAAA GTAATAGCAATTGAAAAGAATCCATGTGCAGTAGTAGTACTTGCAGCTCAAGTTCGAGAAGTTTGGCGGGATCGAGATGTTATAGTAATACCTGGTGATATGCGTCAAGTTAATTTTTCACCTAAAGCGGATATAATTGTTTCAGAACtattag gTTCTTGGGGTGACAATGAACTTTCACCAGAATGTTTAGATGGTGCAGCAGGCTTATTGAAAAGTGGTGGTATATCTATACCCAGAGAATATAGTTCATATGTCGCACCAATATCATCCCCAAGATTGTGGGCAGCTGCAAGAGCAGCATCACCTGGGAATTCAGCCCAAATAGAAAAGAATCTTGAAACCCTATGGGTAGTTTACATGCAAAACAAACATGATATTGCAGAAACAAAG tgtgtTTTTACTTTTGATCATCCTGCCAAAGGAATGAAAAATTATGAAGGGCAGGATCTAACTGATTATAGAGGATTACCAATGACTGATAATAGAAGATGTACTACTATTGTGTGGGAAGTTGAGCAGGATAATGTGATGCATGGGTTTGGAGGATATTTTGACTGTTTGTTATATGGAAAGGAAATGATCAGTATTGTGCCTTCTACTCACAGCCCAGGAATGATATCATGGTTTCCAATATTTATACCCATTAAG ACTCCTTTACGAGTACAAAAAGGTGATAAAATAAAAGCCATATTTTGGAGATGTGTCAGTGCCCGTAGAGTTTGGTATGAATGGATTGTTGAAGTTGGTGAACATACTACACCTTTACACAATCCAAATGGAAGAAGTTCAGAAATGTTGTTATGA
- the LOC126779275 gene encoding high affinity copper uptake protein 1-like isoform X2 — translation MLNSSKGLPIEAADRRSVHKHHSAPLHDMHMMSMTFHGGYMETILFSWWKVTDVGEFVGSFLAIFILALLYEGLKYYRKHLLWKTYTGLQYCAVSPPDKGVANICADEPQVITPMPHALDRNIPTMLSVEHAWQTVLHGVQVLVSYMLMLVFMTYNTWLCAAVVLGSATGYFLFGWRESVVVDFTEHCH, via the exons ATGCTTAATTCGAGCAAAGGTCTTCCCATTGAAGCAGCAGATAGAAGATCCGTTCACAAACACCACTCGGCACCATTGCATGATATGCATATGATGTCAATGACT tttcatgGAGGTTATATGGAGACAATACTTTTTTCATGGTGGAAAGTAACAGATGTTGGGGAATTTGTTGGATCATttttagcaatatttattttagctcTTCTTTATGAGGG attAAAATACTACAGAAAGCATTTGCTTTGGAAAACTTATACAGGGCTCCAGTACTGTGCAGTGTCCCCACCTGATAAAGGTGTAGCGAACATATGTGCTGATGAACCTCAAGTGATAAC ACCTATGCCTCATGCACTTGACAGAAATAT cCCAACAATGTTGAGCGTGGAACATGCTTGGCAGACTGTCCTTCATGGTGTACAAGTTTTAGTGAGCTACATGTTAATGTTAGTTTTTATGACATATAATACATGGCTTTGTGCTGCCGTAGTACTTGGATCTGCAACTGGATACTTCCTCTTTGGTTGGCGGGAGTCAGTGGTAGTTGATTTTACTGAACATTGTCACTGA
- the LOC126779225 gene encoding surfeit locus protein 6 homolog, whose product MTVQRKSVKNNQLKKELSMELSFLKNVFSVLTIPLQKKDDDDCQMDIEITNESKNQDEKQVTERARNIMELEKKLEKIKSQNNFNLKNKLVKKSLSSKLNKKIKKRERVKLNPNKVKAAAKNMEEKETKVKCNVNAAKPIFNNEGKLVFSKFDFAKLGEKERGNKSKKDPKKLLDDLKQQEDKLQKLSEIDSNKAKELKEKAAWKNILQKAEGEKVKDDPILLKKSIKKMEQRKKVSKKKWEGRIQNVEKKKEDRQQKRKENISKKKKEKKSKIVKAAVKRGRVVI is encoded by the exons atgacTGTGCAAAGAAAATCTGTCAAAAATAATCagttaaaaaaagaactttctatggaattaagttttttgAAAAACGTATTTTCAGTTTTGACTATTCCATTGCAAAAAAAAG ACGATGACGATTGTCAAATGGATATTGAAATAACTAATGAATCTAAGAATCAAGATGAAAAACAGGTTACTGAAAGAGCTCGCAATATTATGGAGCtcgaaaaaaaattggaaaaaattaaatctcaaaacaatttcaatcttaaaaataaattagtaaagaaGAGTCTTAGCAGTAAgctaaataagaaaattaaaaagagaGAAAGAGTGAAATTAAATCCAAATAAAGTAAAAGCTGCTGCTAAAAATATGGAAGAAAAAGAAACTAAAgtcaaatgtaatgtaaatgctGCTAAACCTATCTTTAACAATGAAGGGAAATTGGTTTTTTCAAAGTTTGACTTTGCTAAGCTAGGAGAAAAAG AAAGAGGTAATAAATCGAAAAAGGATCCTAAGAAACTTTTAGATGATTTGAAACAGCAAGAAGACAAGTTACAAAAATTGTCTGAAATAGATAGCAACAAAGCCAAAGAGCTAAAAGAAAAAGCAGCTTGGAAAAATATCCTTCAAAAGGCTGAGGGTGAAAAAGTCAAAGATGATccaatattgttaaaaaaatctatcaagAAAATG GAACAAAGAAAGAAAGTGAGTAAAAAGAAATGGGAAGGCAGAATTCAGAAcgttgaaaagaaaaaagaagacaGGCAGCAGAAACGAAAGGAAAATAtttcgaagaagaagaaggagAAGAAGTCGAAAATTGTGAAAGCTGCTGTCAAACGTGGACGAGTTGTTATTTAG
- the LOC126779303 gene encoding zinc finger protein 62 homolog, with translation MILIVMEVVEEENPLQFYEVPNNVPNKLKNCVGRPKKKSEIKFSPQPKSIISILLSKEKSNAENHKDFKNEIKNGERNESMNKDSSERAQNYKSISNEQNIEFQKDKLYECNYCDCTYSTKFPSNLKTHKRIHTTEQRYICDECTFRSKFISSLKTHKRLHKDERPFACQCCDYKCNSRSNLKKHVTRKHINKNNDNKKQI, from the exons ATGATATTAATCGTAATGGAAGTAGTGGAAGAAGAGAACCCATTACAATTTTATGAAGTACCAAATAATGttccaaataaattaaaaaattgtgttggacgaccaaaaaaaaaaagtgaaattaaatttagtccACAACCAAAGtctataatatcaattttactaagtaaagaaaaaagtaaTGCAGAGAATcacaaagattttaaaaacgaaatcaAAAATGGGGAACGGAATGAATCAATGAACAAAGATTCTTCCGAACG AGCACAAAATTACAAAAGCATTTCTAATGAACAAAATATAGAATTTCAAAAAGATAAGCTGTATGAATGTAATTATTGCGACTGTACATACTCAACAAAGTTTCCATCTAATCTGAAAACACATAAAAGAATACACACCACTGAACAACGATATATCTGTGATGAATGTACCTTTAGATCAAAATTTATAAGTTcattaaaaacacataaacGTCTCCATAAAGATGAGAGACCTTTTGCTTGCCAATGTTgtgattataaatgtaatagtcGCTCTAATTTAAAGAAACATGTTACACgtaagcatataaataaaaataatgataataaaaaacaaatttga
- the LOC126779275 gene encoding high affinity copper uptake protein 1-like isoform X1 → MEDHGHMDHSNHEAAHMSHNMDSSMMHVDHQMSMNGTNLLEEINEMLNSSKGLPIEAADRRSVHKHHSAPLHDMHMMSMTFHGGYMETILFSWWKVTDVGEFVGSFLAIFILALLYEGLKYYRKHLLWKTYTGLQYCAVSPPDKGVANICADEPQVITPMPHALDRNIPTMLSVEHAWQTVLHGVQVLVSYMLMLVFMTYNTWLCAAVVLGSATGYFLFGWRESVVVDFTEHCH, encoded by the exons ATGGAGGACCATGGTCATATGGATCATTCGAATCATGAGGCTGCCCACATGTCTCATAATATGGATAGTAGCATGATGCATGTAGATCATCAAATGAGCATGAATGGCACAAATCTTTTGGAGGAAATtaat GAGATGCTTAATTCGAGCAAAGGTCTTCCCATTGAAGCAGCAGATAGAAGATCCGTTCACAAACACCACTCGGCACCATTGCATGATATGCATATGATGTCAATGACT tttcatgGAGGTTATATGGAGACAATACTTTTTTCATGGTGGAAAGTAACAGATGTTGGGGAATTTGTTGGATCATttttagcaatatttattttagctcTTCTTTATGAGGG attAAAATACTACAGAAAGCATTTGCTTTGGAAAACTTATACAGGGCTCCAGTACTGTGCAGTGTCCCCACCTGATAAAGGTGTAGCGAACATATGTGCTGATGAACCTCAAGTGATAAC ACCTATGCCTCATGCACTTGACAGAAATAT cCCAACAATGTTGAGCGTGGAACATGCTTGGCAGACTGTCCTTCATGGTGTACAAGTTTTAGTGAGCTACATGTTAATGTTAGTTTTTATGACATATAATACATGGCTTTGTGCTGCCGTAGTACTTGGATCTGCAACTGGATACTTCCTCTTTGGTTGGCGGGAGTCAGTGGTAGTTGATTTTACTGAACATTGTCACTGA
- the LOC126779324 gene encoding 39S ribosomal protein L51, mitochondrial yields MEWLSSTILKTLWRPTVNIIRTRYHADKTRLVRRYGYEEKIWSGGLMPRSEGRPLPIPEYRPLNPWTQRRALFGQNDYIDILGSGELHPIKTLYTLPSWIKGVRGHEYHILLRKKKMFARTGAPMIRPTKWKEYEKRLSFLYRKLNRKTKTGPSPC; encoded by the exons ATGGAGTGGCTTAGTTCAACAATACTTAAAACGCTTTGGCGACCGactgttaatattattag gacGAGATATCATGCAGACAAAACAAGACTTGTAAGGCGTTATGGCTACGAGGAAAAGATTTGGAGTGGTGGACTGATGCCGCGTTCAGAAGGCAGACCATTACCAATACCAGAGTACAG acCATTAAACCCATGGACTCAACGTCGAGCATTATTTGGTCAAAATGATTACATTGACATTCTGGGTTCCGGCGAATTGCATCCGATCAAGACATTATATACATTGCCTTCATGGATCAAAGGTGTTAGGGGTCATGAATATCAT ATTCTTCTAAGAAAGAAAAAGATGTTTGCCCGAACTGGTGCTCCGATGATTAGACCCACTAAATGGAAGGAATATGAAAAACGTTTGTCTTTCTTATACAGAAAACTTAACAGGAAAACAAAAACTGGCCCATCTCCTTGttaa